A window from Ignavibacteriota bacterium encodes these proteins:
- a CDS encoding TIGR00730 family Rossman fold protein: MRRICVYCASSRKAARHFVDTADVLGRILARNGIGLVYGGGSTGLMGAVADGALAEGGYVLGVIPRFMKEIEWGHAGLSELLVVETMHERKRLMFENADAVVALPGGSGTLEELAEVITLKRLGMYTGPIVLVNTDGFYDPLLAFFERAILENFMDDRHRDMWSVVGRAEDVLPAILQAPPWGSDARNFARL; the protein is encoded by the coding sequence GTGCGCCGCATCTGCGTGTACTGCGCATCGAGCCGCAAAGCCGCCCGGCATTTCGTCGACACGGCAGATGTTCTGGGCAGGATCCTTGCGCGCAACGGGATCGGGCTCGTGTACGGAGGCGGGTCGACGGGTTTGATGGGTGCTGTCGCCGACGGAGCGCTCGCCGAAGGTGGATACGTTCTGGGAGTGATCCCGCGGTTCATGAAAGAGATCGAATGGGGGCATGCCGGCCTCTCGGAACTCCTCGTTGTCGAGACGATGCACGAAAGAAAGCGTCTCATGTTCGAGAACGCTGATGCGGTCGTTGCATTACCCGGCGGCTCGGGGACACTCGAGGAGCTTGCCGAGGTCATTACGCTGAAGCGGCTGGGCATGTACACCGGCCCGATCGTGCTGGTCAATACCGACGGTTTCTACGATCCCTTGCTCGCATTCTTCGAGCGTGCGATCCTTGAGAATTTCATGGACGACCGTCACCGCGATATGTGGAGCGTTGTGGGCCGGGCAGAGGACGTCCTCCCGGCCATCCTGCAGGCCCCTCCCTGGGGAAGTGATGCACGAAATTTCGCCCGCCTCTAG
- a CDS encoding DUF2752 domain-containing protein, protein MRIHTGRALWVAVVAAVMLSIPLSWVDHGPSWCLLKAVSGHECPGCGMTRALMHALRGDVAAAWEYNWRWVFVAPLLIIASLRWLFSPAKNPPSHLHHSGN, encoded by the coding sequence GTGCGCATCCACACCGGTCGTGCCCTCTGGGTGGCAGTGGTGGCCGCGGTGATGCTCAGCATCCCGCTGTCGTGGGTGGATCACGGGCCGTCGTGGTGCCTTCTCAAGGCGGTATCGGGACATGAGTGCCCGGGGTGTGGCATGACCCGGGCACTCATGCACGCGTTGCGCGGAGACGTTGCGGCCGCCTGGGAGTACAACTGGCGCTGGGTGTTCGTTGCTCCGTTGCTGATCATTGCTTCCCTCCGCTGGCTCTTCTCGCCGGCGAAGAACCCGCCATCACATCTCCATCATTCCGGGAATTGA
- a CDS encoding TM2 domain-containing protein, with the protein MFNARRKEIVAMTNGTAAPAEGKSWIAALLLCFFFGIFGAHRFYTGHIGIGIAQLLTLGGCGIWALVDLIIIIVGSFKDGKGNPLVK; encoded by the coding sequence ATGTTCAACGCACGGCGCAAGGAGATCGTTGCTATGACGAATGGAACTGCCGCCCCCGCCGAAGGCAAGAGCTGGATCGCCGCGTTGCTTCTGTGCTTCTTCTTCGGCATCTTCGGTGCGCACCGGTTCTATACCGGGCACATCGGCATCGGCATCGCACAATTGTTGACCCTCGGCGGGTGCGGGATCTGGGCCCTTGTGGATCTCATCATCATCATCGTGGGGTCCTTCAAGGATGGCAAAGGCAATCCGCTTGTGAAGTAG
- a CDS encoding T9SS type A sorting domain-containing protein: MGAGERDHHNGAVRQHWRVARDQGEYSACRTSQGRIYRSSDWGDTWNRVDSAGSTGSIKAMVSDSVGRVFLASGTKGVYSSSDAGLTWNNRSAGMASKNLTCLAAKDSSLVFAGGSSGTLMRSADAGLHWNALSHGATGGVHALTITPVGHLLASIGTTLLRSTDDGDTWSADTSGLPAVTYLALTVTSDSIAYAGAEQQPVFYSRRTLTGLPALAAIVPERMHLDQNYPNPFNPSTTIRFTLPSRTRVRLSVWSMLGQRIAVLRDEEMDAGTHACVFHARGFASGVYFYRLEAGASSETRRLLLLR; the protein is encoded by the coding sequence GTGGGAGCAGGTGAGCGGGACCACCATAACGGGGCTGTACGTCAGCATTGGCGGGTTGCTCGTGACCAGGGAGAATATTCTGCTTGCCGCACATCGCAGGGGCGGATCTATCGCTCTTCCGACTGGGGAGACACGTGGAACCGCGTCGACAGCGCCGGGTCGACCGGTTCGATCAAGGCGATGGTCTCCGACAGTGTCGGACGGGTGTTCCTTGCGTCGGGAACGAAGGGAGTCTACTCGTCATCCGATGCTGGCCTTACGTGGAACAACCGGAGTGCAGGCATGGCGAGCAAGAACCTGACGTGTCTGGCCGCGAAGGACTCATCGCTGGTCTTCGCCGGCGGGTCGTCCGGAACGTTGATGCGTAGCGCGGATGCCGGCCTTCATTGGAATGCCCTGTCGCATGGTGCGACGGGCGGTGTGCACGCGTTGACGATCACGCCGGTGGGGCATCTTCTTGCTTCGATCGGGACAACGCTCTTGCGGTCGACGGACGACGGTGATACCTGGTCTGCAGACACCTCGGGGCTCCCCGCGGTGACGTACCTTGCACTTACGGTAACGTCCGATTCGATCGCCTATGCGGGAGCCGAGCAACAGCCCGTGTTCTACTCGAGGCGCACGCTCACCGGGCTACCCGCTCTGGCGGCGATCGTGCCGGAGCGCATGCATCTGGATCAGAACTATCCGAATCCGTTCAATCCCTCGACGACGATCCGGTTCACGCTGCCATCGCGCACGAGGGTGCGGTTATCCGTGTGGTCCATGCTCGGGCAACGTATTGCCGTCCTGCGCGATGAAGAAATGGATGCCGGTACGCATGCGTGTGTGTTCCATGCGCGTGGGTTCGCCAGTGGAGTGTATTTCTACCGGTTGGAGGCGGGGGCATCGAGCGAGACCCGGCGATTGCTCTTGTTGAGGTAG
- a CDS encoding putative sulfate exporter family transporter: protein MAWVKQLGSGILLSLGIALVAAYAGSMFPLIGGAVFGILIGIAAGSVIRIRGGIMPGVQFTSKKVLQWAVMLLGSGLGLGQVYATGAASLIIILVTISSALLVAVAAGRALGVHFNLKSLIGVGTAICGGSAIAAIAPVIEAEDQEVSYAFSTVFLFNVIAVFIFPPLGHLLGMSQEGFGLFAGTAINDTSSVVAAGYTYGNAAGDHATVVKLTRTLMIIPIALAFVAVMVRRKRAAHTHADPHVRIGGIFPWFILGFLAMSALNTSGILGDPAIAFLTGAGKFLIVMALSAIGLKTDLRTMLASGTRPLILGLIVWVTVALTSIAVQWFGGQW, encoded by the coding sequence ATGGCGTGGGTGAAGCAGCTTGGATCCGGTATTCTTCTTTCGCTGGGGATCGCGCTGGTGGCGGCCTACGCAGGAAGCATGTTCCCGCTCATCGGTGGAGCGGTCTTCGGGATCCTCATAGGGATCGCTGCCGGATCCGTGATCCGGATCCGCGGTGGGATCATGCCGGGTGTGCAGTTCACGTCAAAGAAGGTCCTGCAGTGGGCGGTGATGTTGCTCGGGAGTGGGCTCGGGCTCGGGCAGGTGTATGCGACCGGTGCCGCTTCGCTCATCATCATCCTTGTCACGATCTCAAGTGCATTGCTTGTGGCTGTGGCTGCCGGCAGGGCTCTGGGGGTGCACTTCAATCTGAAGAGCCTCATCGGCGTGGGCACGGCGATCTGTGGCGGTTCAGCGATCGCCGCGATCGCCCCGGTGATAGAGGCAGAGGACCAGGAGGTGTCGTATGCGTTCTCGACCGTGTTCCTGTTCAACGTCATTGCCGTGTTCATCTTTCCCCCGCTCGGGCATCTGCTGGGGATGTCGCAGGAGGGATTCGGGCTCTTCGCCGGTACGGCGATCAACGACACCTCCTCGGTAGTTGCCGCAGGGTATACCTATGGGAACGCCGCCGGTGACCACGCGACGGTAGTGAAATTGACGCGGACGCTGATGATCATACCGATCGCGCTCGCCTTCGTTGCCGTGATGGTGCGCCGGAAGCGTGCCGCGCATACTCACGCTGATCCGCACGTACGCATCGGCGGCATCTTCCCGTGGTTCATCCTCGGATTCCTGGCGATGTCGGCGCTGAACACGTCGGGGATCCTCGGGGACCCTGCGATAGCGTTCCTCACAGGGGCCGGCAAGTTTCTGATCGTGATGGCGCTCAGTGCGATCGGGTTGAAGACCGATCTGCGCACGATGCTTGCGTCGGGCACCAGGCCGCTGATCCTGGGGTTGATCGTCTGGGTGACGGTGGCGCTCACGAGCATCGCGGTGCAATGGTTCGGGGGGCAGTGGTAG
- a CDS encoding alpha/beta hydrolase, with product MPTTISTAVLQSLRPLIGTVVLVLSLVSRLNGQFIPDTRTLPPDVEVDSTGVPRNHYFTLASATEKVQKQYPFAVPAPPTVPPGVIIHRDVVYRSILTRQLRMDICLPQPGSSGSAPGIILIHGGGWRSGDRSMELPMALQLAGRGYVAATVEYRLSPEALYPGSVLDLKAAVRWFRAHATRYGIDTTRIAVYGCSSGGHLASLLGVTNGRQEYEEGEHLRCSSSVQAVVDIDGPLDLTHPEESGKDSIPSKPSAAKSWLGVRHADDPSLWKKASPVTHLHAGMPPMLFVNSSLPRYHVGRDTAVDTMRQHHIYYEIHTIPDTPHPFWLFTPWQSSVVTSVDNFLGHVFDR from the coding sequence ATGCCTACGACGATTTCGACCGCTGTACTCCAGTCCCTGCGACCTCTGATAGGTACCGTCGTTCTCGTGCTGAGCCTGGTCTCCCGCTTGAACGGACAGTTCATACCGGACACGCGTACACTCCCTCCAGATGTTGAAGTGGATAGCACCGGGGTCCCGCGCAATCACTATTTCACTCTCGCCTCGGCCACGGAGAAGGTCCAGAAGCAGTACCCCTTCGCGGTCCCCGCACCCCCGACGGTCCCACCGGGGGTCATCATCCATCGGGATGTGGTCTACCGGTCGATCCTGACACGCCAGCTGCGCATGGACATCTGCCTTCCCCAGCCCGGATCTTCCGGGTCGGCGCCGGGGATCATCCTCATCCACGGCGGAGGATGGCGTTCGGGCGACAGGAGCATGGAGTTACCCATGGCCCTCCAGCTCGCGGGCCGGGGATACGTTGCCGCGACAGTGGAGTACCGGCTGTCACCGGAAGCCCTGTATCCTGGATCAGTGCTCGATCTTAAAGCAGCGGTGCGCTGGTTCCGCGCGCACGCAACACGCTATGGCATCGATACGACGCGCATCGCCGTGTACGGGTGCTCTTCCGGTGGGCATCTTGCGTCATTGCTGGGGGTGACGAATGGCAGGCAGGAATACGAGGAGGGGGAACACCTGAGGTGCTCCAGCAGCGTGCAGGCGGTGGTGGATATCGACGGCCCGTTGGACCTGACGCATCCGGAGGAGAGCGGAAAGGACTCGATCCCGTCAAAGCCGTCAGCAGCGAAGAGCTGGCTCGGTGTCCGCCACGCCGACGACCCATCGCTGTGGAAGAAGGCTTCACCGGTGACGCACCTGCACGCCGGCATGCCACCCATGCTCTTCGTCAACAGTTCCCTCCCGCGTTACCATGTCGGCCGCGATACCGCGGTTGACACGATGAGGCAGCATCACATCTACTACGAGATCCACACGATCCCGGACACGCCACATCCTTTCTGGCTTTTCACACCATGGCAATCCAGCGTGGTGACCTCTGTGGACAACTTCCTGGGCCATGTCTTCGATCGGTGA
- a CDS encoding amidase → MHDDETPDVRPDDVSRRGFLKTGLTAGVAGLIASAPGGPLRAAVSSVPGVGSEELEEITITALQEGMSSGTYTSRSIVEGYLSRIEAIDRSGPALRSVIEINPDALVIADALDRERTEKGPRGPLHGIPVLLKDNIDTVDRMATTAGSLALVGSRPPTDAFLVQQLRKAGAVILGKTNLSEWANIRSSRSTSGWSGRGGLTRNPYALDRNTSGSSSGSAVAVAANLCAVAVGTETDGSIVSPSSVNGIVGIKPTVGLVSRTGVIPISHTQDTPGPMARTVRDAAALLAGLVGVDAEDGATAAGRGKNVADYTQALVPGGLTGARIGVVRKYFGFHPAVDEVMQGVLEVLKHEGAVLVDPVDIPTIGKFESDEYTVMLYELKHDLKAYLDRVGATAQVRSLKDVIAFNEAHRQTEMVYFGQEIFLKAEGMGPLTSKEYRTALANCGRLSRRDGIDAVMNKHRLDALVAPTESPAWVTDLVLSDHYIGGSSTLAAVAGYPSITVPAGFVFGLPVGVSFFGRAWTEARLITLAYGYEQATKVRRKPSYVPTVDVRSRT, encoded by the coding sequence ATGCACGATGATGAGACTCCGGATGTGCGCCCCGACGATGTGTCCCGCCGCGGATTCCTCAAGACCGGTCTCACTGCTGGTGTCGCGGGTTTGATCGCTTCCGCCCCCGGGGGGCCGTTGCGGGCGGCGGTGTCCAGCGTTCCGGGGGTTGGATCCGAAGAACTCGAAGAGATCACCATTACCGCGTTGCAGGAAGGGATGTCGTCCGGAACGTATACGTCGCGATCCATCGTTGAGGGGTATCTTTCGCGCATTGAAGCGATCGACCGCAGCGGCCCTGCATTGCGAAGCGTGATCGAGATCAATCCTGACGCCCTCGTCATTGCCGATGCGCTGGACCGGGAGCGAACGGAGAAGGGCCCCCGCGGTCCGTTGCACGGCATTCCGGTGCTTCTGAAGGACAACATCGATACGGTGGACAGGATGGCAACCACTGCGGGTTCGCTGGCGCTTGTGGGCTCTCGCCCTCCCACGGATGCCTTTCTCGTGCAGCAACTCCGCAAAGCCGGTGCGGTCATTCTCGGGAAGACCAATCTCAGCGAGTGGGCCAATATCCGGTCCAGCAGATCGACGAGCGGTTGGAGTGGCCGGGGAGGTCTGACGCGGAATCCGTACGCGCTTGACCGGAACACGTCCGGATCGAGTTCGGGGTCTGCCGTCGCTGTTGCAGCAAACCTCTGTGCTGTTGCGGTGGGCACCGAGACCGACGGCTCGATCGTGAGTCCATCGTCGGTGAACGGCATCGTGGGCATCAAGCCCACGGTCGGGCTCGTGAGCCGCACGGGTGTCATCCCGATATCGCACACACAGGACACTCCGGGTCCGATGGCCCGCACGGTGCGTGATGCGGCGGCCCTTCTCGCCGGACTCGTCGGCGTTGATGCAGAGGATGGCGCGACCGCGGCAGGCCGGGGGAAGAACGTGGCGGACTACACGCAGGCCCTGGTGCCTGGTGGGCTCACAGGGGCGCGCATCGGCGTGGTGAGGAAGTACTTCGGCTTCCATCCGGCGGTCGATGAGGTCATGCAGGGTGTTCTGGAGGTGTTGAAACATGAAGGTGCGGTCCTTGTGGACCCTGTGGATATCCCGACCATCGGGAAGTTCGAGTCGGATGAGTACACCGTGATGTTGTACGAGCTCAAGCACGATCTCAAAGCGTACCTCGATCGTGTCGGTGCGACCGCGCAGGTGCGATCGCTGAAGGATGTGATCGCTTTCAATGAAGCACACCGGCAGACGGAGATGGTGTACTTCGGCCAGGAGATCTTCCTCAAGGCCGAGGGCATGGGACCCTTGACGAGCAAAGAATACCGCACGGCATTGGCGAACTGCGGGCGGTTGTCGCGGCGGGATGGGATCGATGCGGTCATGAACAAGCACCGGTTGGATGCGCTGGTTGCCCCGACCGAGAGTCCGGCATGGGTTACCGACCTTGTGTTGAGCGATCACTACATCGGAGGAAGCAGCACGCTGGCGGCAGTGGCAGGGTATCCGAGCATCACGGTGCCGGCAGGCTTCGTGTTCGGGCTGCCGGTGGGGGTGTCGTTCTTCGGGCGTGCGTGGACGGAAGCGCGGCTGATCACCCTTGCGTACGGTTACGAACAGGCGACGAAGGTGCGCAGGAAGCCGTCGTACGTGCCTACGGTTGATGTTCGATCCCGGACGTGA
- a CDS encoding T9SS type A sorting domain-containing protein, giving the protein MIGVLYGVEHDAWTGGITIPRVMQAAPNSDLEVEARFDASMAAGYQIQGILVQQDATNFLRFDFVRDPANTRFFAASFVDDAPTVRADLGLAQAAPFYLRVKRVGDQWTGSYSSNGTTWTQGVTFSHALTVTAVGPFAGNAGSPAPAFNGLVNYFFNTASPAVPAKIIAGALTEANAEEMPREFSLSANYPNPFNPSTVIRYALPHASVVTLEVYAVTGERVRVLVQEAQAAGVYNVTFDAQGLASGMYFYRIRTGDFVETKKMLLMR; this is encoded by the coding sequence GTGATCGGTGTGCTTTATGGCGTTGAGCATGATGCATGGACGGGAGGGATCACGATACCGCGGGTGATGCAGGCTGCGCCGAACAGCGATCTCGAGGTGGAGGCGCGGTTTGATGCGTCGATGGCGGCCGGGTACCAGATCCAGGGCATCCTGGTCCAGCAAGATGCGACGAACTTCCTCCGGTTCGACTTCGTGCGCGATCCGGCGAACACGCGCTTCTTTGCGGCGAGTTTCGTGGACGATGCGCCTACGGTTCGCGCCGATCTTGGGCTTGCGCAGGCTGCGCCGTTCTATCTACGAGTGAAGCGGGTGGGGGATCAGTGGACGGGCTCCTATTCATCCAACGGGACGACGTGGACCCAGGGGGTGACGTTCTCGCATGCGCTGACCGTCACCGCTGTGGGTCCGTTCGCCGGGAATGCCGGTTCGCCCGCTCCTGCGTTCAACGGACTGGTCAACTACTTCTTCAATACGGCATCGCCTGCCGTTCCTGCAAAGATCATCGCCGGCGCATTGACGGAGGCAAATGCGGAGGAAATGCCGCGTGAGTTCTCGCTCTCTGCGAACTATCCCAATCCGTTCAATCCATCGACGGTGATCCGGTATGCGCTGCCGCATGCTTCCGTTGTGACCCTGGAAGTCTATGCCGTCACGGGCGAGCGCGTGCGGGTGCTTGTGCAGGAAGCACAAGCGGCCGGAGTGTACAACGTGACCTTTGACGCACAGGGGTTGGCATCCGGCATGTACTTCTACCGTATCAGGACCGGGGACTTTGTGGAGACGAAGAAGATGTTGTTGATGAGGTGA
- a CDS encoding DUF1349 domain-containing protein: MRSGYRLLFSLIAYAVTFISGDGIHAMMYAQAVHQAVPGQNSREIAVATDLSSDGASRSNALLASGIISDDFHTGTLNTSLWTAVNPRGDATFTLPGAGTANARLSIAVPAGVAHDVWSDGNNAPRVMQAVTNTDFEAEVKFDGTMTSEYQMQGIQVQQDATNYLRFDLVRDAAGTRFFAASFTNNVPAIRADVSVTVGAPVYLRVKRVGSQWTGSYSTNGTSWTQGVVFTQALTMSAIGPFAGNAGGTPPAFTALVDYFFNTGSPISPEDPTGGSNTPASITANPVNQTVTVGQTATFTVGASGTAPLGYQWQKNSTNITGATSSSYTTPATVLADNGSTYRCVVSNAYGSPATSTSATLTVTSAPPPTPGWWNAAWRYRVPVTVSAAGYARTDRPAEASVNFTQMLTALGTSGTLNTNSLRVIEVNASGTVLDSAVAFQFDRDAAYNGSTNALGTVVLLMNGTTAAGATRYYQVYFETGGSFVAPSFTNKVTVTDNVQDEGQASYLVSTQLASLYYHKQGAGFSSMVDLGGNDWINYHVGGGSAGEYRGIPNLGAIAHPGYTNSTSTLTSTGPLKATVSSQSTDGLWALRWEFYPRFARLTVTKVAGAFWMLYEGTPGGTYDPAADFWVRSSGQRLTDNALFVGDIAAPEWAYFGDSGSRRFLYLAHHEDDNLEDQYWNMENNMTVFGFGRQYATDGRLLTQVPARMTIGFGEDTLQAVSTINGSFRDLGVSIGSLKFRRRPAPPPASHCFRQLQWCESEHGALDSDRSTR, encoded by the coding sequence ATGCGTTCCGGATACCGTCTGCTCTTTTCACTCATTGCGTATGCCGTCACGTTCATCAGTGGTGATGGAATACACGCGATGATGTATGCACAGGCGGTTCATCAGGCCGTGCCGGGGCAAAACTCTCGTGAAATCGCGGTCGCGACCGACCTCAGCAGCGATGGTGCAAGCAGGAGCAACGCACTCCTTGCTTCGGGGATCATCTCGGATGACTTCCACACGGGGACGTTGAACACGTCCTTGTGGACGGCGGTCAATCCGCGCGGTGATGCGACGTTCACGCTTCCGGGAGCGGGGACGGCCAATGCCCGTTTGTCGATCGCGGTGCCGGCGGGAGTGGCGCACGATGTGTGGTCGGACGGGAACAACGCTCCGCGGGTGATGCAGGCGGTGACAAACACGGACTTCGAGGCGGAGGTGAAGTTCGATGGGACGATGACATCAGAGTATCAGATGCAGGGCATCCAGGTGCAGCAGGATGCAACGAACTACCTGCGGTTCGATCTTGTGCGGGACGCTGCCGGGACGCGGTTCTTCGCGGCGAGCTTCACGAACAATGTCCCGGCCATCCGCGCGGATGTCTCGGTGACGGTGGGTGCGCCGGTGTACCTGCGGGTGAAGCGTGTGGGTTCGCAGTGGACGGGATCATACTCGACGAACGGGACGAGCTGGACGCAGGGGGTGGTATTCACACAGGCCCTGACGATGAGCGCGATCGGACCGTTCGCGGGGAATGCAGGCGGTACCCCTCCGGCATTCACCGCGCTCGTGGATTACTTCTTCAACACCGGATCCCCGATCAGTCCGGAGGATCCGACGGGTGGCAGCAACACGCCGGCCTCGATCACCGCCAACCCGGTGAACCAGACGGTGACCGTAGGCCAGACGGCCACGTTCACGGTGGGTGCCAGCGGGACGGCGCCGCTGGGGTATCAGTGGCAGAAGAACAGTACGAACATCACAGGGGCGACCTCATCGAGCTACACGACGCCGGCCACGGTGCTGGCGGACAACGGGAGCACGTACCGGTGTGTGGTGTCGAACGCCTATGGCAGTCCAGCGACGAGTACGTCGGCCACGCTCACGGTGACGAGTGCGCCGCCGCCCACACCGGGTTGGTGGAATGCAGCGTGGCGCTATCGTGTTCCGGTGACGGTCTCCGCGGCAGGGTATGCGCGCACCGACCGGCCGGCAGAAGCGAGTGTGAACTTCACCCAGATGCTGACAGCGCTCGGCACATCGGGGACCCTGAACACCAACTCTTTGCGCGTGATCGAGGTGAATGCAAGCGGTACCGTGTTGGACTCGGCGGTGGCGTTCCAGTTCGACAGGGACGCTGCGTACAACGGATCAACGAACGCGCTTGGTACCGTCGTTCTCCTGATGAATGGGACCACAGCCGCGGGAGCGACGAGGTACTATCAGGTCTACTTCGAAACGGGGGGGAGTTTCGTTGCACCATCGTTCACGAACAAGGTCACCGTCACCGACAATGTGCAGGATGAAGGGCAGGCGAGCTATCTTGTGTCCACCCAGCTTGCGTCGCTCTACTATCACAAACAGGGTGCGGGCTTTTCGAGTATGGTGGACCTGGGTGGGAATGACTGGATCAACTATCATGTGGGTGGAGGATCGGCAGGTGAGTATCGGGGCATACCGAACCTTGGCGCGATCGCCCATCCGGGATACACGAACTCCACCAGCACTCTGACCTCTACCGGCCCGTTGAAAGCGACGGTTTCATCTCAGTCCACCGATGGGCTCTGGGCGCTACGCTGGGAATTCTACCCTCGCTTTGCGCGCCTGACGGTAACGAAGGTGGCGGGAGCATTCTGGATGTTGTATGAGGGAACGCCGGGTGGGACATACGATCCCGCAGCGGATTTCTGGGTACGGTCCTCCGGGCAGCGACTGACGGACAACGCGTTGTTCGTCGGCGATATCGCGGCACCGGAATGGGCGTATTTCGGGGACAGTGGTTCCCGCCGATTCCTGTATCTGGCCCATCACGAGGATGATAACCTCGAGGACCAGTACTGGAACATGGAGAATAACATGACCGTTTTCGGGTTCGGGCGCCAGTACGCCACCGATGGCAGGCTTCTGACCCAGGTGCCTGCGCGCATGACGATCGGGTTCGGGGAAGACACGCTGCAGGCGGTCAGTACGATCAATGGTTCGTTCCGTGACCTCGGGGTCAGCATCGGTTCGCTTAAGTTCCGGCGGCGCCCCGCCCCTCCGCCGGCTTCCCATTGTTTCAGACAACTTCAATGGTGCGAGTCTGAACACGGGGCTCTGGACAGCGATCGATCCACGCGGTGA